From a region of the Candidatus Eremiobacterota bacterium genome:
- a CDS encoding FAD-binding protein, translated as MISKGKIQICELESDILVIGGGMAGFFAAVRATEKGQKVIMVDKGTVGRSGFTPWANTFSIYDESLGDRKEEWIKGAQSKGEYLVNLDYFAMQIEDSLKRYNQLMEWGIVDSRPEWKRESQEPARKYLSGHDRRMLLPKILKEAGVTMVQRVMITALLKSAGLIAGAVGFHGETGEAFLFKAKATILCTGAGGYKAPGYPIHSCTFDGDAMAYRVGARIAGKDFMDFHFTGDSSPWDVFEMEEEVFVNRIYPTKGPTVEGIGASIAPVFEVHKEAPPLKGFMPEDELSADSDDPRGKGYSIMPRMPKGNIVMNAATGLGVHKSEGIWPADDRCFSGVTGLYAAGDALASMICGAAYPSTGLGLSGSAVQGYRAGEEAAKFAAQVDMPDVPGEITDSEIELMVMPLHTAHGFNPRWVSQVLLNTMAPYYILLFMKEDRLKSALSQIEFLQEHIVPRMRAGDNHELRLVHETCNMVLNAEMKLRACMMRTESRGNHYREDYPARNDKDWLAWILISKGSGGGMLLKKEAVPEAWKGNLSEPYTERYPRRFPGELEFLGISEKGR; from the coding sequence ATGATATCAAAAGGGAAAATTCAAATATGCGAGCTTGAAAGTGACATACTGGTCATCGGCGGAGGTATGGCCGGATTTTTTGCCGCTGTCCGCGCAACAGAAAAGGGACAAAAGGTAATAATGGTTGATAAAGGCACTGTCGGCCGCTCGGGTTTCACTCCCTGGGCAAACACTTTCAGCATATATGACGAATCTCTTGGTGACCGCAAAGAAGAGTGGATAAAAGGCGCACAGTCCAAGGGCGAATATCTCGTGAATCTGGACTATTTTGCCATGCAGATTGAAGATTCACTCAAGCGCTATAATCAGCTTATGGAATGGGGTATCGTAGATTCACGTCCTGAATGGAAAAGAGAAAGCCAGGAGCCTGCACGCAAATATCTTTCCGGCCATGATCGCCGCATGCTGCTCCCGAAAATTTTGAAAGAAGCCGGTGTCACCATGGTGCAGAGGGTAATGATAACGGCGCTTCTGAAAAGTGCAGGCCTTATTGCAGGTGCAGTGGGATTTCATGGTGAAACGGGTGAAGCCTTTCTATTTAAAGCAAAAGCGACTATTCTATGCACCGGCGCAGGCGGTTATAAGGCGCCCGGCTACCCCATACATTCCTGCACTTTTGACGGCGATGCGATGGCTTACCGCGTGGGCGCACGCATAGCCGGCAAGGACTTCATGGACTTTCATTTTACAGGGGACAGCTCTCCCTGGGATGTTTTTGAGATGGAAGAAGAAGTCTTTGTGAACCGCATTTATCCCACAAAGGGGCCCACGGTCGAAGGGATCGGCGCAAGCATTGCTCCTGTCTTTGAAGTACATAAGGAAGCTCCGCCTCTTAAAGGTTTTATGCCTGAAGATGAGCTTTCGGCGGACTCCGATGACCCCAGGGGCAAGGGATACAGTATCATGCCGAGGATGCCCAAAGGCAATATCGTCATGAATGCGGCGACCGGCCTGGGGGTTCACAAATCCGAGGGTATCTGGCCTGCAGACGACAGATGCTTTTCGGGAGTTACGGGACTGTATGCCGCCGGCGACGCGCTTGCCTCAATGATTTGCGGCGCTGCCTATCCTTCAACAGGTCTGGGCCTGTCCGGCTCTGCCGTTCAGGGTTACCGTGCAGGAGAAGAGGCCGCGAAATTCGCTGCCCAGGTTGATATGCCTGATGTTCCAGGCGAAATCACTGACTCTGAAATAGAACTCATGGTCATGCCCTTACACACAGCACATGGTTTTAATCCAAGATGGGTCAGCCAGGTGCTTCTAAATACCATGGCGCCCTATTATATTCTGCTTTTCATGAAAGAAGACCGTCTCAAAAGCGCGCTCTCGCAGATTGAATTTCTGCAGGAGCACATTGTTCCGAGAATGAGAGCGGGGGATAATCACGAACTTCGTCTTGTGCATGAAACCTGCAACATGGTATTAAACGCCGAGATGAAGCTCCGCGCATGCATGATGCGGACGGAAAGCCGCGGAAATCACTACCGCGAGGATTATCCTGCCCGCAATGACAAGGATTGGCTTGCCTGGATCCTGATAAGCAAAGGAAGCGGCGGCGGGATGCTCTTGAAGAAAGAAGCGGTCCCTGAGGCGTGGAAAGGGAACTTGAGCGAGCCTTACACGGAGCGCTATCCGCGGCGCTTTCCCGGCGAACTGGAATTTCTTGGCATCAGTGAAAAGGGGAGGTAA
- a CDS encoding glycoside hydrolase family 18 protein: MSRKKIFSSESVIFYGVIAVVLFLMMALQGCSGGGSQDYAYYGESGGNGSSQTTQVTFLPNGTAVLPDGTQIRISSQTLTVDKDRRGSVMMTVSGPTSLDQLGIQVQSARNSNASSWVRAGGAPEASLSTPAPNVGRLVMNATGADQGTFTTNLIATALPGSPIVGSLKTSVSSKSMIKASYVQLDATGSLSSITGEGVKASTIIIFCFADPTSSSINTGYLSSMKSIINQEAPGTINLLSIGGQTVATISDTSSAVNNISSQISSYNSSLTNGIISGVDLDLENSIPAATITALAKGFKTKGLLVSVAPQVYTGNGANVDSSNPTNLVLTSGGAMAAQSTYTPAIASGYVDYVFAQTYNSGGWTIDTIQENSAGFFKAAAKALNNCVKSDTSAYTGSTASACIPVGTYVVVGEPSNAGASGTVSNIFASNGSTSYSQSSILSSLKTSIDELIADPATYPYYGGVMMWSLNNDYMPSGWGDSYAAVGGFSTTIYKAGGPSPATYFILQITNTSTSASGTYPYASASLVINGATYVFGAAADVPLAPNSNQMWGTLASSQSTANVIDSSNLDTIFSNATSFTTSSILLNAYKSGTTNIYSPDKQTACTKGVNYKFEAGHSYNIMINPATGDSDITQVN; this comes from the coding sequence GTGAGCAGAAAAAAAATCTTTTCATCAGAATCTGTTATTTTCTATGGTGTCATTGCCGTGGTGCTGTTCCTGATGATGGCCCTGCAGGGCTGCAGCGGCGGAGGCTCCCAGGATTACGCCTATTACGGCGAAAGCGGCGGTAATGGCTCATCACAGACGACGCAGGTCACTTTTCTGCCAAACGGCACTGCCGTTCTGCCCGACGGGACACAGATCAGGATTTCTTCGCAGACTCTCACCGTTGATAAAGATCGCCGCGGCTCGGTGATGATGACGGTGAGCGGTCCCACTTCACTGGACCAGCTGGGAATCCAGGTGCAGTCAGCCAGGAATTCAAATGCCTCATCATGGGTGAGAGCCGGGGGAGCACCGGAAGCTTCGCTGAGCACCCCGGCGCCTAATGTGGGCCGCCTGGTGATGAATGCCACGGGAGCCGACCAGGGCACCTTTACCACAAATCTCATTGCAACAGCCTTGCCAGGCTCTCCCATCGTAGGCAGCCTGAAAACAAGCGTAAGCAGCAAATCAATGATAAAAGCCTCCTATGTGCAATTGGATGCGACAGGATCATTAAGCTCAATCACCGGTGAAGGGGTGAAAGCCTCCACTATCATTATTTTCTGCTTTGCCGATCCCACATCATCGTCAATAAATACCGGCTACCTGAGCAGCATGAAGAGCATCATCAACCAGGAGGCCCCGGGGACAATCAATCTGCTGAGCATAGGAGGGCAGACGGTGGCAACTATCAGCGACACCTCATCGGCTGTCAATAATATCTCTTCACAGATTTCGTCCTACAACAGCAGCCTGACCAACGGCATCATAAGCGGGGTGGATCTTGACCTTGAAAACAGCATCCCCGCGGCAACCATCACCGCACTGGCCAAGGGCTTCAAGACCAAGGGCCTGCTGGTATCGGTGGCGCCGCAGGTTTATACGGGCAATGGCGCTAATGTTGACAGCAGCAATCCCACCAACCTTGTCCTCACCTCGGGCGGCGCCATGGCGGCCCAGAGCACCTATACACCGGCCATAGCCAGCGGCTATGTGGATTACGTCTTTGCCCAGACTTACAACAGCGGTGGCTGGACAATAGATACCATACAGGAAAATTCCGCAGGGTTCTTCAAGGCGGCGGCCAAGGCTCTGAACAACTGCGTGAAATCAGATACCTCCGCCTATACCGGCAGCACTGCCTCAGCATGCATCCCCGTGGGCACCTACGTAGTGGTCGGAGAGCCGTCAAATGCGGGGGCGTCGGGAACGGTAAGTAACATCTTTGCCTCAAACGGTTCCACGAGCTACAGCCAGAGCTCGATTCTAAGCAGCCTGAAAACCAGCATTGATGAATTGATCGCGGACCCTGCCACCTATCCCTACTATGGCGGGGTGATGATGTGGTCATTGAACAACGATTATATGCCGTCGGGATGGGGCGACAGCTACGCTGCCGTCGGCGGGTTCAGCACCACCATCTACAAGGCGGGAGGCCCGAGCCCCGCCACTTATTTCATCCTGCAGATTACCAACACCAGCACTTCCGCGTCAGGTACTTATCCTTATGCATCGGCCTCCCTGGTCATCAACGGAGCAACCTATGTCTTCGGCGCGGCAGCCGACGTGCCCCTGGCACCGAACTCAAACCAGATGTGGGGTACCCTTGCATCATCTCAAAGTACCGCCAATGTCATTGACAGCTCCAATCTGGACACGATTTTCTCCAATGCGACATCTTTCACCACTTCATCGATACTACTGAACGCCTATAAGAGCGGTACCACCAATATCTATTCACCGGACAAGCAGACTGCCTGCACCAAGGGCGTCAATTATAAATTTGAAGCCGGCCACAGCTACAATATCATGATAAATCCAGCAACGGGAGACAGCGACATCACCCAGGTGAATTAA
- a CDS encoding PilZ domain-containing protein, with translation MDLISAVTAITLGPDFLKSRLSEKRVVPRISCELKGSTIIKGIKINFRITDVSMEGLKTECYEEFPRDYSFLLIVEPPSLLLEHRHEKVLDSLLVKVAWRRKRKGKLGFHMGLVIVDPQENKKKSWVARIFEELGVIDELALQKREDMRIAADFPVICKESTGKTARGVIKNISLGGVFVVSDTMIPEGQIVALALENDRRFRKIFFRGKVVRAGYHELSDKWLLGIQFDGLSQKEFKALGSLILEIQRSISKTF, from the coding sequence ATGGATTTAATCTCTGCAGTCACTGCAATAACCCTTGGTCCTGATTTCTTAAAGTCCAGGCTCTCTGAAAAGCGGGTGGTTCCCAGAATCTCATGCGAGTTGAAGGGAAGCACCATCATAAAAGGCATCAAGATCAATTTCCGGATAACCGACGTGAGTATGGAAGGCCTGAAGACCGAATGTTATGAGGAGTTTCCCAGGGATTACAGTTTTCTGCTCATCGTTGAGCCTCCCTCACTGCTGCTTGAGCACCGCCACGAAAAGGTTCTGGATTCACTTCTGGTAAAGGTCGCCTGGCGAAGGAAAAGGAAAGGCAAGCTTGGATTCCACATGGGTCTTGTGATTGTCGATCCTCAGGAAAATAAAAAGAAATCATGGGTTGCCAGGATTTTTGAAGAATTGGGAGTAATCGATGAGCTCGCCCTGCAGAAGCGTGAAGATATGAGAATAGCTGCCGATTTTCCCGTGATCTGCAAGGAAAGCACAGGGAAGACTGCCCGCGGAGTAATTAAGAACATAAGTCTCGGAGGAGTATTTGTCGTCTCCGATACCATGATCCCTGAAGGACAGATTGTTGCATTGGCATTGGAAAATGACAGGCGGTTCAGGAAAATATTTTTTAGGGGGAAAGTGGTGCGGGCAGGCTATCATGAGCTTTCAGACAAGTGGCTCCTGGGCATTCAATTTGATGGGCTCTCACAAAAGGAATTCAAGGCCCTGGGGAGCCTTATCCTTGAGATTCAGAGGAGTATAAGCAAGACCTTCTAG
- a CDS encoding cation:dicarboxylase symporter family transporter, whose protein sequence is MKDKPKSTERLASFTIMGMVAGIAAGLFLGETAGKLTFFSTLYINLLQMTALPYILFSLIGGIAKLKADEAKTLAKKGGFIVLALWVIGIVILIAMPMAFPAQQTSSFFSTSVLEAPKKVDLIKIFIPSNIFKALADNIVASVVVFCVIVGLALMEMEKKDEVLRLLDTLSQLMVSITKWLANFAPYGVFSIMAVTAGTMTFNEFGRLQAFLLIYVIAFFLLTFLILPGLASLLTPFGSREVVEASRTALVLSFSTGKVLIVLPLIIESIKTLFESHDLEKDKAAATSEFILPMAYAFPTLGTILTMLFIPFAAWYSGKPMTAPDYGLYIFAGLPSFFSDVSVAIPFCLDLLKLPSDLFSLFLATGTVTKCMSAALKVMYLLVLGLLVACALEDSIRFQWRRFGTFFASSIVLTGLLIFGAHSYLSWTCKGNYHYDKVIKSMRLQGVTVPSVIARTGPNPEAFRAGESNIERIKRRGVIRIGFIPDNLPWSYYNNEGELVGFDVELAHRLAHDLEVTIEFVPFTYISLSQEMEKDYFDIAMSGIPGTYERSERMRFTDPYLYIHNALVIPDYRDREFLTISSIRTIKNLKIAATPLCSPTDRLKSSITGASFIPIKSDSDFFKGNQGGADALFTSAEGGSAWTLLYPDYQVAMPFPSYYTTPLVYPFFGGDNSRMNEYLNHWILLESHDGTIQDTYDYWILGKGSEKKEPRWSIMRNVLHWVK, encoded by the coding sequence GTGAAAGACAAACCAAAATCCACCGAGCGGCTTGCCTCATTCACCATCATGGGAATGGTGGCAGGGATAGCTGCCGGTCTTTTTCTTGGAGAAACGGCGGGAAAACTGACCTTTTTCAGCACCCTTTACATTAATCTTCTCCAGATGACGGCCCTCCCCTATATCCTCTTCTCTCTCATCGGCGGCATTGCGAAACTGAAGGCCGATGAGGCGAAAACCCTTGCCAAGAAGGGGGGATTCATCGTGCTTGCCCTGTGGGTGATCGGCATTGTGATTCTTATTGCCATGCCCATGGCCTTTCCCGCGCAGCAGACCTCGTCATTTTTCAGCACCTCGGTGCTGGAGGCGCCAAAAAAAGTTGACCTGATAAAGATATTCATTCCCTCGAACATTTTCAAGGCCCTGGCTGATAATATCGTCGCCTCAGTGGTGGTTTTCTGCGTCATTGTGGGTCTTGCGCTCATGGAGATGGAAAAGAAGGATGAGGTGCTGAGGCTTCTTGATACCTTATCACAGCTCATGGTGAGCATCACCAAGTGGCTTGCCAATTTCGCCCCTTACGGCGTATTCTCAATAATGGCCGTGACGGCGGGCACGATGACTTTCAATGAGTTCGGGCGCCTCCAGGCCTTTCTTCTCATCTATGTCATCGCCTTTTTTCTTCTCACTTTCCTGATTCTCCCGGGACTTGCTTCACTGCTCACGCCATTTGGAAGCCGCGAGGTGGTCGAAGCCTCCCGGACAGCCCTCGTGCTCTCATTCAGCACGGGAAAAGTGCTCATTGTGCTGCCGCTCATTATCGAGAGCATCAAGACTCTCTTTGAGTCCCATGATCTCGAGAAAGACAAGGCTGCGGCCACATCGGAGTTTATCCTGCCCATGGCCTACGCTTTTCCCACTTTGGGCACGATTCTCACGATGCTGTTCATCCCCTTTGCGGCGTGGTACTCGGGAAAGCCCATGACAGCGCCCGATTACGGGCTCTATATTTTCGCAGGCCTGCCCTCATTTTTCAGTGATGTATCGGTGGCAATACCCTTTTGCCTTGACCTCCTCAAACTCCCGTCCGATCTCTTCAGCCTCTTTCTCGCCACGGGCACGGTGACCAAGTGCATGAGCGCGGCGCTGAAAGTGATGTACCTGCTTGTGCTTGGCCTTCTTGTTGCCTGCGCCCTGGAAGATTCAATAAGGTTTCAATGGAGGCGCTTTGGCACATTTTTTGCCTCTTCCATAGTCCTTACGGGGCTTCTCATCTTTGGGGCCCATTCCTACCTCTCATGGACCTGCAAAGGAAACTACCACTATGACAAGGTGATAAAGAGCATGAGGCTCCAGGGGGTGACAGTCCCCTCGGTCATCGCCAGGACGGGACCCAATCCCGAAGCCTTCAGGGCGGGAGAGTCGAATATCGAAAGGATAAAGAGGCGGGGCGTCATAAGGATCGGCTTCATACCGGATAATCTGCCATGGTCCTATTACAACAACGAGGGAGAGCTCGTGGGATTCGATGTGGAGCTGGCGCACCGCCTCGCCCATGACCTGGAGGTGACCATAGAATTCGTTCCTTTTACTTACATCTCCCTCTCGCAGGAAATGGAAAAAGACTATTTCGACATTGCCATGTCGGGGATCCCCGGCACCTATGAAAGGTCGGAAAGGATGCGGTTCACCGACCCCTACCTCTATATCCACAATGCCCTTGTCATCCCTGACTACCGCGACAGGGAGTTCCTCACCATCAGTTCAATCAGGACCATAAAGAACCTGAAAATAGCGGCCACCCCTCTCTGCTCCCCCACCGACCGGCTCAAAAGCAGTATCACCGGTGCGAGCTTCATCCCGATAAAGTCCGACAGCGATTTCTTCAAAGGCAATCAAGGTGGTGCAGATGCCTTATTCACAAGCGCTGAAGGAGGATCCGCCTGGACGCTTCTCTATCCTGACTACCAGGTTGCCATGCCCTTCCCCTCCTATTACACAACGCCGCTTGTATACCCCTTCTTCGGGGGAGACAACAGCCGCATGAACGAATACCTCAATCACTGGATCCTGCTTGAGAGTCATGACGGCACGATCCAGGACACCTATGACTACTGGATACTGGGGAAGGGAAGCGAAAAAAAGGAGCCCCGCTGGAGCATCATGAGGAATGTGCTGCACTGGGTAAAGTAG
- a CDS encoding HNH endonuclease signature motif containing protein translates to MNTAAGVHLREVPHREAPSATQALQAAPAGKPSPAVIREYPGYEATMEGGQVFQAGPGLPLVTYGADEVLSRSNCRHIFRDLTAEVLDWNLWCLSHAGVRLDLLIGEALLSLNGKLEKLGYVRIGDFVREELGISSRSGYELMRNAKALQKLPLIREALEQGLLRKSALRYLFQVVTPETQLEWLSKALHSTIRQIEEEVKSLKAGAGGSGISAFVADDDDEEEEKSLAVTMRVPFSVAAKWDRGLEVFQRSEEAELPSESFVEALLAEFAASAPLEGLVHPAASVQAPEDSGTGKPVAREAAGASLCRQQGNSSQVREASQGACVTHGVGAHSRDGLDASGTRETGADPALDEKALLLGALAGAIASLDDEAPFAERDKELARQVHKDLEEVSRLWEFLPWKPVTVELPPEFQAPGSHCSDADTSVTLDGILMRPPADPFETVARLRSMAAFRHSLSFYQGRLLRTLNNFGLYKDMLFLSLGHYTRERLGMSRSTSYSLISLERSYLEYPDLQDLVLEGRLTPEQARHLAKVFNEGTRVKGVWLSYAQEVPVATLMASVEGFLRFAKRAVHKKWDITPEAFEVAVTGRSVKRVSPAGLNATEPSGDMGLDAAVQISAQQKTREGGYSSGGAVIWEVTQGREHLELLSILSGEGPHQEGTFGLSLSDRGALIRFFLKLDLIPLWNHVVRLWGGENLPLFIEALLDAFLAAWDLPEKKDIHHRTLARDHFQCQVPGCRCRRNLHSHHIVFRSHGGSDKLHNRITLCMAHHLRCLHEGHLIIRGTAPHNLTFIFPRGGPRS, encoded by the coding sequence GTGAATACCGCGGCCGGAGTTCACCTCAGAGAGGTCCCGCACCGGGAGGCCCCATCGGCCACCCAGGCTCTTCAGGCTGCCCCGGCTGGGAAGCCTTCTCCCGCGGTGATCCGCGAGTATCCCGGCTACGAGGCAACCATGGAGGGCGGGCAGGTCTTCCAGGCCGGCCCCGGCCTTCCCCTGGTGACCTACGGCGCCGACGAGGTGCTCTCGCGCTCGAACTGCCGGCACATCTTTCGCGATCTCACCGCGGAGGTCCTGGACTGGAACCTCTGGTGCCTCTCCCATGCCGGGGTCAGGCTCGACCTTCTCATAGGGGAAGCGCTTCTCTCACTCAATGGGAAACTCGAGAAGCTCGGCTATGTGCGTATCGGCGACTTTGTGCGCGAGGAGCTGGGCATCTCATCCAGGAGCGGCTATGAGCTGATGAGGAATGCGAAGGCCCTTCAGAAGCTCCCCCTCATCAGGGAGGCTCTTGAACAGGGGCTTCTTCGTAAAAGCGCGCTACGGTATCTGTTCCAGGTCGTCACTCCTGAGACACAGCTTGAGTGGCTCTCAAAAGCTCTGCATTCCACCATAAGACAAATTGAAGAGGAGGTGAAGAGTTTAAAAGCCGGCGCCGGGGGGAGCGGCATCAGCGCCTTCGTCGCCGACGATGACGACGAAGAGGAGGAAAAGAGCCTCGCGGTAACCATGCGGGTTCCTTTTTCTGTTGCCGCAAAGTGGGACAGGGGCCTTGAGGTCTTCCAAAGGTCCGAAGAGGCAGAGCTCCCTTCAGAGAGCTTTGTGGAGGCCCTTCTTGCGGAGTTCGCCGCATCGGCGCCGCTCGAGGGCCTCGTGCATCCTGCCGCATCGGTGCAGGCACCAGAGGATTCCGGGACAGGGAAGCCGGTGGCTAGGGAGGCCGCGGGAGCTTCTCTCTGCCGTCAGCAGGGGAATAGCTCCCAGGTCCGTGAGGCCTCCCAGGGCGCCTGCGTAACCCACGGCGTTGGAGCACACTCTCGGGATGGGCTTGATGCTTCCGGCACAAGGGAGACCGGCGCCGATCCCGCCTTAGATGAGAAAGCACTTCTCCTTGGCGCCCTGGCGGGTGCCATCGCTTCCCTCGATGACGAGGCCCCCTTCGCCGAGCGGGACAAGGAACTCGCCCGGCAGGTCCACAAGGACCTCGAAGAGGTGTCGCGCCTCTGGGAGTTTCTCCCCTGGAAGCCCGTCACGGTGGAGCTTCCCCCGGAGTTTCAGGCTCCCGGGAGTCACTGCTCCGATGCCGATACCTCCGTCACCCTAGACGGGATACTCATGCGCCCTCCCGCCGATCCCTTCGAAACGGTCGCAAGGCTGAGGTCGATGGCAGCCTTCCGCCACTCCCTCTCCTTCTACCAGGGGAGGCTCCTTCGGACCCTCAACAATTTCGGCCTCTACAAAGACATGCTCTTCCTCTCCCTCGGGCACTACACCAGGGAGCGCCTCGGGATGTCCCGCAGCACCTCCTATTCCTTAATCTCATTAGAAAGGAGTTATTTAGAGTATCCCGATCTGCAGGACCTGGTCCTTGAGGGGAGGCTCACCCCCGAGCAGGCGCGGCATCTTGCAAAAGTCTTCAATGAGGGGACCCGCGTCAAGGGGGTGTGGCTCTCCTACGCCCAGGAGGTTCCAGTCGCTACCCTCATGGCTTCGGTCGAGGGGTTTCTCCGCTTTGCAAAGAGGGCGGTCCACAAAAAGTGGGACATCACTCCCGAGGCCTTCGAGGTGGCCGTCACGGGGAGGTCCGTCAAAAGAGTTTCCCCGGCAGGCTTGAATGCCACGGAACCCAGTGGGGATATGGGTTTGGATGCCGCAGTCCAGATTTCCGCACAGCAAAAAACAAGGGAAGGGGGATATAGTTCCGGGGGAGCCGTCATCTGGGAGGTCACCCAGGGCAGGGAGCACCTTGAGCTCCTCTCAATCCTCTCGGGAGAGGGGCCCCATCAAGAGGGGACCTTCGGGTTGAGCCTCTCGGACAGGGGCGCCCTCATCCGCTTCTTTTTGAAACTGGACCTCATCCCCCTCTGGAATCACGTGGTGAGGCTCTGGGGCGGAGAGAACCTCCCCCTCTTCATCGAGGCACTTCTTGATGCCTTCCTCGCCGCCTGGGACCTCCCCGAGAAAAAGGACATTCACCACCGCACCCTGGCCAGGGACCACTTCCAGTGCCAGGTTCCCGGATGCAGGTGCCGCCGCAACCTTCATTCCCACCATATTGTATTCCGTTCCCACGGGGGAAGCGACAAGCTTCACAATAGAATCACCCTCTGCATGGCTCACCACCTGAGGTGCCTCCACGAGGGCCATCTCATCATCAGGGGTACGGCGCCTCATAACCTCACCTTCATCTTCCCCCGCGGGGGTCCCAGGTCTTGA
- a CDS encoding BrnT family toxin, giving the protein MNLQLTDKSFEWDKGNAGKNLKHDVTDEEAEQVFFDPSARLKRTRNERYALFGRTEEGKYLFVVFQYKGRVSKGSYDVIRIISAREMTKVHRKFYSEKEG; this is encoded by the coding sequence GTGAATCTCCAATTAACAGATAAAAGTTTTGAATGGGACAAGGGCAATGCGGGGAAAAATCTTAAACATGATGTTACTGATGAGGAAGCAGAGCAAGTTTTCTTTGATCCCTCTGCCAGACTGAAAAGAACAAGAAATGAACGGTATGCTCTATTCGGAAGAACAGAGGAAGGTAAATACCTGTTTGTGGTGTTTCAATATAAGGGCAGAGTATCAAAAGGAAGTTATGACGTAATAAGGATTATAAGTGCCCGGGAGATGACAAAGGTCCATAGAAAATTTTACAGTGAGAAAGAAGGTTAG
- a CDS encoding CopG family antitoxin — MKKASIRDPELCQGCILCKDGKIPEFHNEEEEAEFWGNHSPLDFPDEFEDVDLHVNDMRQKKLPISIRLDPVLKEGVKKMAHIKKIRYQTLIQKWIKEKFEEEERALVNIATSKRR, encoded by the coding sequence ATGAAAAAAGCTTCGATTCGCGATCCTGAATTATGCCAGGGCTGTATACTCTGTAAAGACGGAAAGATTCCTGAATTTCATAACGAAGAGGAAGAAGCAGAGTTCTGGGGCAACCACAGTCCTCTGGATTTTCCCGACGAATTTGAAGATGTTGACCTTCATGTCAACGACATGAGACAGAAAAAGCTTCCTATCTCAATCAGGTTAGACCCGGTATTAAAAGAAGGGGTCAAAAAAATGGCTCACATAAAGAAAATACGGTATCAAACACTGATACAGAAGTGGATAAAGGAAAAATTTGAAGAAGAAGAGAGAGCGCTTGTCAATATCGCAACAAGCAAAAGGAGATAG
- a CDS encoding cyclase family protein: MARKWIDVTVMIKNGMVGWPGDPEARISHAMEIERGDPCTVSLLELGAHAGTHMDAPAHFVRGGAGIDRMPVEAAISAARVIPIKDHVSIRPEELEGHHIRRGERILFRTRNSEHCWDSGRFFEDFVYISAAAACYLAGRKVKLVGVDYLSVGGFRADGVETHQALLKTGIWLIEGLNLKKVKPGRVQLLCLPLRIAGSDGAPARALIRPA; this comes from the coding sequence ATGGCACGAAAATGGATCGATGTCACCGTGATGATAAAGAACGGCATGGTCGGCTGGCCCGGCGATCCGGAGGCCCGTATCAGCCATGCGATGGAGATAGAAAGGGGCGACCCCTGCACGGTATCGCTCCTTGAACTGGGTGCCCACGCGGGCACGCACATGGACGCGCCTGCCCATTTTGTCCGGGGGGGCGCCGGGATTGACAGGATGCCGGTGGAGGCCGCCATCAGCGCGGCGCGGGTAATCCCCATCAAGGATCACGTATCGATAAGGCCCGAAGAGCTTGAAGGCCATCATATAAGGCGCGGGGAGCGGATCCTCTTCAGGACCCGCAACTCCGAGCATTGCTGGGATAGCGGCAGATTCTTCGAGGACTTCGTCTATATCTCAGCAGCGGCGGCCTGTTATCTTGCCGGGAGAAAAGTGAAGCTTGTCGGCGTGGACTATCTCTCAGTCGGGGGATTCCGCGCCGACGGAGTGGAGACTCACCAGGCCCTTCTCAAGACCGGCATCTGGCTTATCGAGGGCCTCAACCTGAAGAAGGTGAAGCCCGGGCGTGTGCAGCTTCTCTGCCTTCCTCTCAGGATTGCCGGGAGCGACGGAGCGCCGGCGAGGGCTCTCATACGACCTGCATAA
- a CDS encoding response regulator encodes MSEKDPFSPSIFIVDDDDSVRRSLSRLIRSEGLTPRVFPSAEAFLEIVPLESKGCLILDVRMPGMNGFELQEKLCSAGSPLQIIFISALQKPGEREHVLKCGALGLLDKPFSEEELMSLVKAAIAARQS; translated from the coding sequence ATGTCTGAAAAAGATCCCTTCTCACCATCCATTTTCATTGTCGATGACGATGATTCTGTGCGCCGTTCACTCTCGCGGCTTATACGCTCAGAAGGGCTTACTCCAAGAGTATTCCCCTCAGCCGAGGCTTTTCTTGAAATAGTCCCGCTTGAGAGCAAAGGATGCCTTATCCTGGACGTCCGCATGCCGGGGATGAACGGCTTTGAGCTCCAGGAAAAGCTCTGTTCCGCAGGATCGCCCCTGCAGATCATTTTCATAAGCGCGTTGCAGAAGCCGGGTGAAAGGGAGCATGTGCTGAAATGCGGAGCCCTGGGCTTACTGGACAAGCCCTTCTCAGAAGAGGAACTCATGAGCCTTGTGAAGGCAGCAATCGCCGCCAGGCAGTCTTGA